Proteins encoded in a region of the Gaiellales bacterium genome:
- a CDS encoding cyclic nucleotide-binding domain-containing protein: protein MPTDSMGRGWADVLAEIPLFAGLSKRQVNKIAKLAKTRRYARFTPIVRAGDRGDSFYVILDGTALVKLPGKRGVRLGAGDWFGEMALIDAAPRAATVEAQTDVFAMLLGRNAFLKTVQDEPKIAIALLQTMAERLRASERSASH from the coding sequence ATGCCGACCGATTCGATGGGCCGTGGCTGGGCCGACGTGCTTGCGGAGATCCCGCTCTTCGCCGGCCTCTCCAAGCGCCAGGTGAACAAGATCGCGAAGCTGGCCAAGACGCGCCGATATGCGCGCTTCACCCCGATCGTCCGCGCGGGCGACCGCGGCGACAGCTTCTACGTCATCCTCGACGGCACCGCCCTGGTGAAGCTGCCGGGCAAGCGCGGGGTGCGCCTCGGCGCCGGCGACTGGTTCGGCGAGATGGCGTTGATCGACGCCGCACCGAGGGCCGCGACCGTCGAGGCGCAGACGGATGTGTTCGCGATGCTGCTCGGCCGAAACGCCTTCCTGAAGACGGTTCAGGACGAGCCGAAGATCGCGATCGCGCTGCTGCAGACGATGGCCGAGCGGCTGCGCGCGTCCGAGCGCTCCGCCTCTCACTGA
- a CDS encoding LCP family protein — protein MGLLVLIVLAAGGYELWYLNNVYNKVTKIHGKNDQNASKRLAQQIPTSSQPITALMIGSDHRTDGATGKNGLSDTLMLARLDPKHHVISLLSIPRDLWVPSLGAKINSAYSAGGDNASLQAVEGVTGLKPNYLINVDFAGFQRLVDTLGGIYVNVDQYYYNPPSISPSTGFSAIDVKPGYQKLKGADALAFSRYRHTDDDFHRQARQQMFLRAFEARASDRFHGISVTDIPFINDLLGAISDSVTIIGPHEKAPSPQTLLSFAATAYEARAHVVTIHLDWTPYTAPDGEAALNVTNMSSAIAQWRHPWKLENAGSSLPTGRGHHTKPAWKPAVDPAGVHVAVLNGNGVKGAAGKTVHGLAAWGYAAHAGNAPRQDYPATWAYYRPGDQAVAGDVAHILGGGATAAPMPAAIAAATGPKAKVAVVIGQGFVGKVALIAPKKTPTKATGPPATITKTTAYRADFQHVQSVLHFPIMYPTAMQNQYSLCPWVPTPAGSGTLSCDGTSTSPIRIYGIGAAGKGWNSMYAVFKGPTAMGPYFGIEETRFTDAPLLQTPNATRKLDGRTYMFFFNGSHIQTIAFVQNGVAYWVQNTLLDDLTDPEMLAIARSLKPVG, from the coding sequence ATGGGCCTGCTGGTGCTCATCGTGCTGGCCGCCGGCGGCTACGAGTTGTGGTACCTGAACAACGTCTACAACAAGGTCACCAAGATCCACGGGAAGAACGACCAGAACGCGTCCAAGCGCCTCGCACAGCAGATCCCGACGTCATCGCAGCCGATCACGGCGCTCATGATCGGCTCCGACCACCGCACGGACGGCGCCACAGGCAAGAACGGCCTCTCGGACACGCTGATGCTGGCGCGGCTCGACCCCAAGCACCACGTCATCTCGCTGCTCTCGATCCCGCGTGACCTGTGGGTGCCGAGCCTCGGGGCGAAGATCAACTCGGCCTACTCGGCCGGCGGCGACAACGCCTCGCTCCAGGCGGTCGAGGGAGTCACGGGCCTCAAGCCCAACTACCTGATCAACGTCGACTTCGCCGGGTTCCAGCGGCTGGTCGACACGCTCGGCGGCATCTACGTGAACGTCGACCAGTACTACTACAACCCGCCCAGCATCTCGCCGTCGACGGGCTTCTCGGCGATCGACGTCAAGCCCGGCTACCAGAAGCTGAAGGGGGCCGACGCGCTGGCCTTCTCGCGCTACCGGCACACTGACGACGACTTCCACCGCCAGGCTCGCCAGCAGATGTTCCTACGAGCGTTCGAGGCCCGCGCCTCCGACCGCTTCCACGGCATCTCGGTCACCGACATCCCGTTCATCAACGACCTTCTCGGCGCGATCTCGGACAGCGTCACGATCATCGGCCCGCATGAGAAGGCGCCCAGTCCGCAGACCCTGCTCTCGTTCGCCGCGACGGCGTACGAGGCCCGCGCGCACGTGGTCACGATCCACCTCGACTGGACGCCGTACACCGCCCCCGACGGCGAGGCGGCCCTGAACGTGACGAACATGTCGTCGGCGATCGCGCAGTGGCGGCATCCGTGGAAGCTCGAGAACGCGGGTTCGTCGCTGCCGACCGGGCGCGGGCACCACACCAAGCCCGCGTGGAAGCCGGCCGTCGACCCGGCGGGCGTGCACGTTGCCGTCCTGAACGGCAACGGGGTGAAGGGCGCGGCCGGGAAGACCGTGCACGGCCTGGCCGCCTGGGGGTACGCCGCCCACGCCGGCAACGCGCCGCGGCAGGACTATCCCGCCACGTGGGCCTACTACCGGCCCGGCGACCAGGCCGTCGCCGGCGACGTCGCCCACATCCTCGGCGGAGGCGCGACGGCCGCGCCGATGCCCGCCGCGATCGCCGCCGCGACCGGGCCGAAGGCCAAGGTGGCGGTCGTGATCGGGCAGGGCTTCGTCGGCAAGGTGGCGCTGATCGCGCCCAAGAAGACGCCCACGAAGGCCACCGGGCCGCCGGCCACGATCACGAAGACGACGGCGTACCGGGCCGACTTCCAGCACGTCCAGAGCGTCCTGCACTTCCCGATCATGTACCCGACCGCGATGCAGAACCAGTACTCCCTGTGCCCCTGGGTGCCGACGCCGGCGGGCTCGGGAACGCTCAGCTGCGACGGAACGTCGACGTCGCCGATCCGCATCTACGGGATCGGAGCCGCCGGCAAGGGCTGGAATTCCATGTACGCCGTGTTCAAGGGGCCAACGGCGATGGGTCCCTACTTCGGCATCGAGGAGACGCGCTTCACCGACGCGCCGCTCCTGCAGACGCCGAACGCGACCCGCAAGCTCGACGGGCGCACGTACATGTTCTTCTTCAACGGCAGCCACATCCAGACGATCGCCTTCGTCCAGAACGGCGTCGCCTACTGGGTGCAGAACACCCTGCTCGACGACCTCACCGATCCCGAGATGCTCGCGATCGCCCGGTCGCTCAAGCCCGTCGGGTGA
- a CDS encoding GNAT family N-acetyltransferase: MRIPPLRTTRLTVRELDAGDRAAVEAMMGGERERWLRWTELAYEQLDELRQPPYGERAIALNESGSVVGLVGLVPSLGPFGLLPSWPEPGRRFLPEVGLYWAVAPEHRRRGIAAEAAAVLIDHAFVELDLARVVATTERENLASIGVMRRLGMRVEQNPEPEPAWFQVVGILSHDRQG; this comes from the coding sequence GTGCGGATCCCGCCGCTTCGGACAACACGGCTGACGGTGCGCGAGCTCGACGCCGGCGATCGCGCCGCCGTCGAGGCGATGATGGGCGGCGAACGGGAGCGGTGGCTGCGCTGGACCGAGCTCGCCTACGAGCAGCTGGACGAGCTGCGTCAGCCGCCGTACGGCGAGCGGGCGATCGCGCTGAACGAGTCGGGCAGCGTGGTCGGCCTCGTCGGGCTCGTCCCGTCGCTGGGCCCGTTCGGGCTGCTGCCGTCGTGGCCCGAGCCGGGCCGGCGGTTCCTGCCCGAGGTCGGCCTCTACTGGGCGGTCGCGCCCGAGCACCGCCGCCGCGGCATCGCCGCCGAGGCCGCCGCCGTCCTCATCGACCACGCCTTCGTCGAGCTCGATCTGGCCCGCGTCGTCGCGACCACCGAGCGCGAGAACCTCGCCTCGATCGGCGTGATGCGGCGGCTGGGCATGCGGGTCGAGCAGAATCCGGAGCCCGAGCCGGCCTGGTTCCAGGTGGTCGGGATCCTCAGCCACGACCGACAGGGGTGA
- a CDS encoding proline racemase family protein yields the protein MRVGRVITVVGCHAGGEIGNVVTGGVLPPPGATVFEQMQALRRDGDGLRRLLLREPRGSVACHANLVVPPTRPDCDAGFIIMEPTEYPPMSGSNTICTATVLLETGMVRMTEPETRLRLEAPGGVVEVRAQCRDGRCESVEVTNVPAFADRLDAPLEVEGMGTLTVDVSYGGMWYAIADAAALGFAIEPDEARDLSLAGERIREAARAQLPCAHPENPDIAGVSIVQIAGPWRGVGAVSRNAVVIAPGRLDRSATGTGLSARMAALHARGLMRPGDGMTHASAIGSTFDGRIVSETRVGGRPAIVPAIRGSAWITGVSQLVVDPTDPFPEGYLLSDTWGVSGSDVQPS from the coding sequence ATGCGCGTAGGCCGGGTGATCACGGTGGTCGGCTGCCACGCCGGCGGCGAGATCGGAAACGTCGTCACGGGCGGCGTGCTGCCGCCGCCGGGCGCGACCGTCTTCGAGCAGATGCAGGCGCTGCGCCGCGACGGCGACGGCCTGCGCCGGCTGCTCCTGCGCGAGCCCCGCGGCAGCGTCGCCTGCCACGCCAACCTGGTCGTGCCACCGACCCGGCCGGACTGCGACGCCGGGTTCATCATCATGGAGCCGACCGAGTACCCGCCGATGTCCGGCTCGAACACGATCTGCACCGCCACCGTCCTGCTCGAGACGGGCATGGTGAGGATGACCGAGCCCGAGACGAGGCTCCGGCTCGAGGCTCCCGGGGGCGTCGTCGAGGTGCGGGCGCAGTGCCGCGACGGCCGCTGCGAGAGCGTCGAGGTGACGAACGTCCCCGCCTTCGCCGACCGGCTGGATGCGCCGCTCGAGGTGGAGGGGATGGGCACGCTCACCGTCGACGTCAGCTACGGCGGCATGTGGTATGCGATCGCCGACGCCGCCGCGCTCGGCTTCGCGATCGAGCCGGACGAGGCGCGCGACCTGTCCCTGGCCGGCGAGCGCATCCGCGAGGCGGCGCGCGCGCAGCTGCCCTGCGCCCACCCGGAGAACCCGGACATCGCCGGCGTCAGCATCGTCCAGATCGCCGGGCCGTGGCGGGGCGTCGGCGCGGTGAGCCGAAACGCGGTGGTGATCGCGCCAGGCCGGCTCGACCGCTCGGCCACGGGCACCGGCCTCTCGGCGCGGATGGCGGCCCTCCACGCCCGCGGCCTGATGCGCCCCGGCGACGGGATGACGCATGCCTCGGCGATCGGCTCGACCTTCGACGGGCGGATCGTCTCGGAGACCCGGGTCGGCGGCCGGCCGGCGATCGTGCCGGCGATCCGCGGGAGCGCCTGGATCACCGGCGTCTCGCAGCTCGTCGTCGACCCGACCGACCCCTTCCCGGAGGGCTATCTGCTCTCCGACACC
- a CDS encoding pyridoxal-phosphate dependent enzyme, producing MRALVNPAADPARVPPPSTDARAFHERMAGYRPTPVHDLPGVARELGLGAVGLKDESDRFGLPAFKVLGASWAVEQALRERPNVRTLVAASAGNHGRAVAHVAALRGLHARIFLPGRSTPGRREAIAGEGAEVVVVDGAYEDAVAAAAEAAAQPDAIEIADIGDSGPARWVIDGYHTLFAEAAAQAAHDLILVPVGCGSLAAAAARHGAAAGAAVVGVEPVTAACLTASIAAGEPTAVTTPGTTMAGLDCAEISTSAWPTLRHGMHGMVTVSDAETHAAMRGLAAQGLEIGDCGAATLAALEVLAAEDECRDLRRAVGLGSETRVLLVATEGASDPEGYRCVVSGPG from the coding sequence ATGCGCGCGCTCGTGAACCCCGCCGCCGACCCCGCCCGGGTGCCGCCGCCGAGCACCGACGCCCGCGCGTTCCACGAGCGCATGGCCGGATACCGGCCGACACCCGTGCACGATCTGCCCGGCGTCGCCCGCGAGCTCGGGCTCGGCGCGGTCGGGCTGAAGGACGAGTCCGACCGCTTCGGCCTGCCGGCGTTCAAGGTGCTCGGCGCCTCGTGGGCCGTCGAGCAGGCGCTGCGCGAGCGGCCGAACGTGCGCACGCTCGTCGCCGCCAGCGCCGGCAACCACGGCCGTGCGGTGGCGCACGTCGCGGCCCTGCGCGGGCTGCACGCGCGGATCTTCCTGCCCGGCCGCTCGACGCCGGGCCGGCGCGAGGCGATCGCCGGTGAGGGCGCCGAGGTCGTGGTCGTGGACGGCGCCTACGAGGACGCCGTCGCGGCAGCCGCCGAGGCGGCGGCCCAGCCGGACGCGATCGAGATTGCCGACATCGGCGACTCCGGCCCCGCCCGGTGGGTGATCGACGGCTACCACACGCTCTTCGCCGAGGCCGCCGCCCAGGCGGCACACGACCTCATCCTGGTGCCGGTCGGGTGCGGTTCGCTCGCGGCGGCCGCCGCCCGCCACGGCGCCGCCGCCGGCGCGGCGGTCGTCGGCGTCGAGCCGGTGACGGCAGCCTGCCTGACCGCTTCCATCGCCGCCGGAGAGCCGACGGCCGTGACGACGCCGGGGACGACCATGGCGGGCCTCGACTGCGCCGAGATCTCGACGTCAGCCTGGCCGACGCTGCGGCACGGCATGCACGGGATGGTCACCGTCTCGGATGCCGAGACGCACGCCGCGATGCGGGGCCTGGCCGCGCAGGGCCTCGAGATCGGCGACTGCGGCGCGGCCACGCTGGCCGCGCTCGAGGTGCTCGCGGCCGAGGACGAGTGCAGGGACCTGCGCCGGGCGGTGGGCCTGGGGTCGGAGACGCGCGTGCTGCTCGTCGCCACCGAGGGCGCGAGCGACCCGGAGGGCTACCGTTGCGTCGTCAGCGGGCCGGGCTGA
- a CDS encoding methyltransferase domain-containing protein — MSFDVSADSYDRFMGRYSVTLSPQLADLAGVAAGQRAVDVGCGSGMLTAELVARLGAGSVAGIDPSPPFVEAIGTRFPGVDVRRGTAEELPFDDGEFDAALSQLVVHFMRDAVQGLREMARVTRPGGAVAASVWDTAGGRAPFSPFWRAAVALDPNARGEMAVVGGRAGHLEALFTQAGIEDIRTVEQPAVVEHQTFDDWFQPFTLGVGPAGSYLIGIDEQRRAAVRERCREELGDGPFTIPAVVWAAVGVSPAR; from the coding sequence ATGAGCTTCGACGTCTCCGCAGACTCGTACGACCGCTTCATGGGCCGCTACTCGGTGACCCTGTCGCCGCAGCTTGCCGACCTCGCCGGCGTCGCCGCCGGCCAGCGGGCGGTCGACGTGGGCTGCGGGTCGGGGATGCTCACCGCCGAGCTGGTGGCCCGCCTGGGTGCGGGCTCGGTGGCGGGGATCGACCCGTCACCGCCGTTCGTCGAGGCGATCGGGACGCGGTTCCCCGGCGTGGACGTGCGCCGCGGCACCGCCGAGGAGCTGCCGTTCGACGACGGGGAATTCGACGCTGCGCTCTCGCAGCTCGTCGTCCACTTCATGCGCGATGCGGTGCAGGGGCTGCGGGAGATGGCCCGGGTGACCCGGCCGGGCGGCGCCGTGGCCGCGTCCGTCTGGGACACGGCCGGGGGGCGGGCGCCGTTCAGCCCATTCTGGCGGGCGGCGGTCGCGCTCGACCCGAACGCGCGCGGCGAGATGGCGGTCGTCGGCGGCCGCGCCGGTCACCTCGAGGCGCTGTTCACGCAAGCCGGCATCGAGGACATCCGCACGGTCGAGCAGCCGGCCGTCGTCGAGCACCAGACGTTCGACGACTGGTTCCAGCCGTTCACGCTGGGCGTCGGGCCGGCGGGGAGCTACCTGATCGGGATCGACGAGCAGCGCCGGGCGGCGGTGCGGGAACGCTGCCGGGAGGAGCTCGGGGACGGCCCGTTCACGATCCCGGCGGTCGTCTGGGCGGCCGTCGGCGTCAGCCCGGCCCGCTGA
- a CDS encoding alpha/beta fold hydrolase: MNGPDGIHAETAGDGPPLVLVHAGICDSGMWDPQWRTLAGRHRLIRHDMRGFGRSPVPPGAYSHAGDLVAVMDAAGIAEAVVVGTSMGGRVALEVAVAHPERVSALVLVGSGVPGHEWSDAVKEYWAAEDEAIERGDFAEAAEVNVRFWIDGPGRRPEDVDPELRRHAHAMQLRALELQVPSYLEVGDLEEPLVSDLGERLGEVTQPTLVVIGEADQPDIHAIARHIVASLPDTAEASIPDAGHLPSMERPETFDRLLGDFLTRRA; this comes from the coding sequence GTGAACGGCCCCGACGGCATCCATGCCGAGACGGCCGGCGACGGGCCGCCGCTGGTCCTCGTCCATGCCGGCATCTGCGACAGCGGCATGTGGGATCCGCAGTGGCGCACGCTCGCCGGCCGGCATCGCCTGATCCGCCACGACATGCGCGGCTTCGGCCGCTCGCCGGTGCCGCCGGGCGCGTACTCGCACGCGGGCGATCTGGTTGCCGTGATGGACGCGGCCGGCATCGCCGAGGCCGTGGTCGTCGGCACGTCGATGGGCGGACGGGTGGCGCTCGAGGTGGCCGTCGCGCATCCGGAGCGCGTCTCGGCGCTCGTCCTCGTCGGATCCGGTGTGCCCGGCCATGAGTGGTCGGATGCCGTCAAGGAGTACTGGGCGGCAGAGGACGAGGCGATCGAGCGCGGCGACTTCGCCGAGGCCGCGGAGGTCAACGTGCGCTTCTGGATCGACGGCCCCGGCCGCCGGCCGGAGGACGTCGACCCGGAGCTGCGCCGCCATGCCCACGCGATGCAGCTGCGCGCGCTCGAGCTGCAGGTGCCGAGCTACCTGGAGGTCGGCGACCTCGAGGAGCCGCTCGTGTCCGACCTCGGCGAGCGCCTGGGCGAGGTGACCCAGCCCACGCTTGTCGTGATCGGCGAGGCCGACCAGCCCGACATCCACGCCATCGCCCGGCACATCGTGGCGAGCCTGCCCGACACGGCCGAGGCGTCGATCCCCGACGCCGGCCATCTGCCGAGCATGGAGCGGCCCGAGACCTTCGACCGGCTGCTCGGCGACTTCCTCACCCGACGGGCTTGA
- a CDS encoding rRNA adenine dimethyltransferase family protein, which yields MAARGRGARPQAGHGRHFLRSAGLAAEIVASAGVRDGELVVEIGAGFGRLTAPLRSAGARVVAVELDPGLAGSLRRRYGGDQVTVIEADFLALAPPAEPHRVVGNVPFAITTPTLRRLLDDPASALARADLIVQDGLVRKRAATRPSTLLALRWQPWWRLQAERHLPAACFDPPPRVDAALLAIRPRRPALLPVEQAAGYRAFLEAGFTRDARPVRRALALPPRTWKRFARTRGLQPDARPHDLDVWDWVALFGLAA from the coding sequence GTGGCCGCGCGAGGGCGCGGCGCACGGCCGCAGGCCGGCCACGGCCGGCACTTCCTGCGTAGCGCCGGGCTGGCGGCCGAGATCGTCGCCTCGGCCGGCGTTCGCGACGGCGAGCTCGTGGTCGAGATCGGCGCCGGCTTCGGCCGGCTGACGGCCCCGCTCCGAAGCGCCGGAGCGCGGGTCGTCGCCGTCGAGCTCGACCCCGGGCTCGCAGGCTCGCTTCGGCGCCGCTACGGCGGCGACCAGGTGACGGTGATCGAGGCGGACTTCCTGGCCCTGGCGCCGCCGGCCGAGCCCCACCGCGTCGTCGGCAACGTGCCGTTCGCGATCACGACGCCGACCCTGCGCCGGCTGCTGGACGATCCCGCGTCCGCGCTCGCCCGGGCCGACCTGATCGTCCAGGACGGGCTCGTACGCAAGCGGGCGGCGACGCGGCCCTCGACGTTGCTGGCGCTGCGCTGGCAGCCGTGGTGGCGGCTCCAGGCCGAGCGGCATCTGCCGGCGGCGTGCTTCGACCCGCCGCCCCGGGTCGACGCAGCGCTGCTCGCGATCCGGCCGCGGCGGCCGGCGCTGCTGCCGGTGGAGCAGGCCGCGGGCTACCGGGCGTTCCTCGAGGCCGGCTTCACCCGCGACGCGCGCCCGGTGCGGCGGGCGCTCGCGTTGCCGCCGCGCACCTGGAAGCGCTTCGCCCGCACCCGGGGCCTGCAGCCCGACGCCCGCCCGCACGACCTGGACGTGTGGGACTGGGTAGCCCTCTTCGGCCTCGCAGCCTGA
- a CDS encoding DHA2 family efflux MFS transporter permease subunit — protein sequence MSGVEGNRRWLALIVLCSGSLMIVLDTTIVNVALPSIRQDLGFTETSLAWVVNAYLLTFGGFLLLGGRLGDLFGHRRLFLSGIALFTLASLACGLATSQHVLIGARAVQGLGGAIVSAVSLSLIMTMFTEAGDRAKAMGVFGFVAAGGGTVGVLLGGVLTDVLDWHWIFIVNLPVGVAVFGLCFVLLPSGRGQAQTQLDVAGAVTVTAALMLAVYAIVNGNQTGWTSDQTLGLLAASLALLGVFLVIEARVASPLMPLGLFRLRNVATSNVVGILWAAGMFAWFFLSALYLQLILGYSPLRVGLAYLPTNLIMAAFSLGLSAKLVMRYGVRIPLGVGLSLAGAGLVLFARAPVGGSYITDVLPSMVLLGFGAGMSFNPLLLAAMNDVDPAESGLASGVVNTAFMMGGALGLAVLTSVAASHTSDLRASGEAHLEALVGGYHVAFLLGAVFAFAAAAIGASVLRADVQAQGGHEPAGELATESE from the coding sequence ATGAGCGGCGTCGAGGGCAACAGGCGCTGGCTGGCGCTGATCGTGCTCTGCTCGGGCAGCCTCATGATCGTGCTCGACACGACCATCGTGAACGTCGCCCTGCCGTCGATCCGCCAGGATCTCGGCTTCACCGAGACGTCGCTCGCGTGGGTCGTGAACGCCTACCTGCTGACGTTCGGCGGGTTCCTGCTGCTGGGCGGCCGGCTGGGCGACCTGTTCGGCCACCGCCGCCTGTTCCTGTCCGGGATCGCCCTTTTCACGCTGGCGTCGCTTGCGTGCGGCCTGGCCACCTCCCAGCACGTCCTGATCGGCGCGCGGGCGGTGCAGGGCCTCGGCGGCGCGATCGTCTCGGCCGTCTCGCTGTCGCTGATCATGACCATGTTCACCGAGGCCGGCGACCGGGCCAAGGCGATGGGGGTGTTCGGCTTCGTCGCCGCCGGCGGCGGCACCGTCGGCGTGCTGCTCGGCGGCGTCCTCACCGACGTGCTCGACTGGCACTGGATCTTCATCGTCAACCTGCCGGTGGGCGTGGCCGTCTTCGGCCTCTGCTTCGTGCTGCTCCCGTCCGGGCGCGGCCAGGCGCAGACGCAGCTCGACGTCGCCGGCGCGGTCACCGTCACCGCGGCCCTGATGCTGGCCGTCTACGCCATCGTGAACGGCAACCAGACCGGCTGGACGTCGGATCAGACGCTCGGCCTGCTGGCCGCGTCGCTCGCCCTGCTCGGCGTGTTCCTCGTGATCGAGGCGCGGGTGGCGTCGCCGCTCATGCCGCTCGGCCTGTTCCGCCTGCGCAACGTCGCCACCTCGAACGTGGTCGGCATCCTGTGGGCGGCGGGGATGTTCGCCTGGTTCTTCCTCTCGGCGCTCTACCTGCAGCTGATCCTCGGCTACAGCCCGCTGCGGGTCGGCCTGGCGTACCTGCCGACGAACCTGATCATGGCCGCGTTCTCGCTCGGCCTCTCCGCCAAGCTCGTGATGCGCTACGGCGTCCGCATCCCGCTCGGGGTCGGCCTCTCGCTGGCCGGAGCCGGGCTCGTGCTGTTCGCCCGCGCACCCGTCGGCGGCAGCTACATCACAGACGTCCTGCCGAGCATGGTGCTGCTCGGGTTCGGCGCGGGCATGTCGTTCAATCCGCTGCTCCTGGCCGCGATGAACGACGTCGACCCGGCCGAGTCCGGCCTGGCCTCGGGCGTCGTCAACACCGCCTTCATGATGGGCGGGGCGCTCGGCCTGGCCGTGCTCACAAGCGTGGCCGCGTCGCACACGAGCGACCTGCGCGCGTCGGGCGAGGCTCACCTCGAGGCGCTGGTCGGCGGCTATCACGTCGCCTTCCTGCTCGGCGCGGTGTTCGCGTTCGCCGCGGCGGCGATCGGCGCCTCGGTGCTGCGTGCCGACGTGCAGGCGCAGGGCGGCCACGAGCCGGCCGGTGAGCTCGCGACCGAGTCCGAGTAG